The DNA window GCTCGTGATCGTCACCGTTCTCATGGCGATCTGCCTTGCGGCGGGCGCGTCGTCGGCTACAGCGCCATCGGCGACGGACGGTGGCTGGACGTGTTCCGCCCGTCCACGTGGCAGCACATCATTGACGTGGTGGAAAAAGGGACATAGAAAGCCATCGAGCTACATTTTTGCTTGTGGACCGCATTCTTG is part of the Geobacillus sp. 46C-IIa genome and encodes:
- a CDS encoding DNA-directed RNA polymerase subunit beta, which encodes MASARDRHRSHGDLPCGGRVVGYSAIGDGRWLDVFRPSTWQHIIDVVEKGT